In Macrobrachium nipponense isolate FS-2020 chromosome 30, ASM1510439v2, whole genome shotgun sequence, a genomic segment contains:
- the LOC135202359 gene encoding uncharacterized protein LOC135202359 — MWTTAIPLVLVVFYFSWCLQEGAATIQLLQLGTGTAATYVASITNPGAAVAAGLGGAFALGSLSGALNSWGGSWRRRRYGRSVGAESPSVAEVHKDLAFDLVESLDRSGCAKKLLCEQASLEAQEGEKTSLVAQGQEGQGDVAPGGGGIPASKSAEEGLSTLSADEVGEMMLLFVREVPSTDDTAESSKESLRKAAALGEGGVNCAEEFPGCPYTRIEMLSLMMTGEIL; from the exons ATGTGGACAACTGCGATACCTCTCGTTTTAGTGGTCTTTTACTTCAGCTGGTGCCTTCAGGAGGGAGCAGCCACTATACAGTTGCTGCAGCTGGGTACAGGCACCGCTGCTACTTACGTCGCGAGTATTACCAATCCGGGAGCGGCCGTCGCGGCTGGGCTGGGTGGGGCTTTCGCCCTCGGAAGCTTATCGGGGGCTTT GAACTCGTGGGGAGGCTCCTGGAGGAGGCGGAGGTACGGCCGCAGTGTTGGTGCTGAGTCTCCTTCAGTTGCTGAAGTGCACAAGGACTTGGCCTTCGATTTAGTGGAATCACTCGATAGAAGTGGCTGTGCCAAGAAGCTTCTGTGCGAGCAGGCCTCCCTAGAGGCTCAAGAAGGCGAGAAGACCTCCCTAGTGGCTCAAGGGCAAGAGGGACAAGGCGACGTAGCTCCTGGAGGCGGAGGTATCCCTGCCAGCAAAAGTGCAGAGGAAGGACTTAGTACTCTTTCGGCTGACGAAGTTGGGGAAATGATGCTTCTGTTCGTGAG AGAAGTTCCTTCGACAGACGACACCGCCGAGAGCTCAAAGGAGTCGTTGCGCAAGGCAGCCGCCCTTGGGGAGGGAGGGGTCAACTGCGCAGAGGAGTTTCCAGGGTGTCCTTACACCAGGATCGAAATGCTAAGCCTCATGATGACGGGGGAGATCCTTTAG
- the LOC135202089 gene encoding uncharacterized protein LOC135202089, with translation MKGKEYEQRNSLGGSWRRRRYGRSVGAESPSVAEVHKDLAFDLVESLDRSGCAKKLLCEQASLEAQEGEKTSLVAQGQEGQGDVAPGGGGIPASKSAEEGLSTLSADEVGEMMLLFVREVPSTDDTAESSKESLRKAAALGEGGVNCAEEFPGCPYTRIEMLSLMMTGEIL, from the exons atgaaaggaaaagaatatgAGCAGAG GAACTCGTTGGGAGGCTCCTGGAGGAGGCGGAGGTACGGCCGCAGTGTTGGTGCTGAGTCTCCTTCAGTTGCTGAAGTGCACAAGGACTTGGCCTTCGATTTAGTGGAATCACTCGATAGAAGTGGCTGTGCCAAGAAGCTTCTGTGCGAGCAGGCCTCCCTAGAGGCTCAAGAAGGCGAGAAGACCTCCCTAGTGGCTCAAGGGCAAGAGGGACAAGGCGACGTAGCTCCTGGAGGCGGAGGTATCCCTGCCAGCAAAAGTGCAGAGGAAGGACTTAGTACTCTTTCGGCTGACGAAGTTGGGGAAATGATGCTTCTGTTCGTGAG AGAAGTTCCTTCGACAGACGACACCGCCGAGAGCTCAAAGGAGTCGTTGCGCAAGGCAGCCGCCCTTGGGGAGGGAGGGGTCAACTGCGCAGAGGAGTTTCCAGGGTGTCCTTACACCAGGATCGAAATGCTAAGCCTCATGATGACGGGGGAGATCCTTTAG